From Cucumis melo cultivar AY chromosome 1, USDA_Cmelo_AY_1.0, whole genome shotgun sequence, a single genomic window includes:
- the LOC103499910 gene encoding zinc finger A20 and AN1 domain-containing stress-associated protein 8-like: protein MEHKETGCQAPPEAPKLCANNCGFFGSAATMNMCSKCHKDFIMKQEQAKLAASSFGNIVNCGPNDHGKKAVVTSPTKLEIEPAESSIIPTQATCTSSNASSTVEKVKESPNRCSSCRKRVGLTGFNCRCGSLFCAVHRYSDKHNCSFDYQAVGREAIAKANPVVKAEKLDKI, encoded by the coding sequence ATGGAGCATAAAGAGACAGGATGCCAAGCTCCTCCAGAAGCTCCCAAACTTTGTGCTAACAACTGTGGATTTTTCGGAAGTGCTGCAACTATGAACATGTGTTCAAAATGCCACAAAGACTTCATCATGAAGCAAGAACAGGCCAAGCTTGCAGCATCCTCGTTTGGTAACATCGTGAATTGTGGACCCAATGACCATGGCAAGAAGGCTGTTGTCACTTCTCCAACTAAGCTAGAAATCGAACCAGCTGAATCATCCATCATTCCAACTCAAGCAACTTGTACTTCATCAAATGCAAGCAGCACCGTAGAGAAGGTGAAAGAAAGCCCAAATAGGTGCAGCAGCTGCAGAAAGCGCGTTGGTCTAACAGGGTTTAACTGCCGATGTGGAAGCCTCTTCTGTGCAGTCCATCGCTACTCTGATAAACACAACTGCTCTTTTGATTACCAGGCCGTTGGTCGGGAGGCAATTGCAAAAGCCAACCCTGTAGTGAAGGCTGAAAAGCTGGACAAGATATGA
- the LOC103499909 gene encoding zinc finger A20 and AN1 domain-containing stress-associated protein 5 produces the protein MAQRTEKEETEFKVPETITLCVNNCGLTGNPATNNMCQKCFNATTTTASMAMKFSGEKSPRSTISRSPEKFRFVSESRRIITAADRPKPDESAKREVNRCSGCRKRVGLTGFRCRCGDLFCAEHRYSDRHDCSFDYKAAGREAIARENPVVKAAKIVRV, from the coding sequence ATGGCACAGAGAACCGAGAAGGAGGAGACGGAGTTCAAAGTACCGGAGACGATCACGCTCTGCGTCAACAACTGCGGCCTTACAGGGAATCCAGCGACGAACAATATGTGTCAGAAGTGTTTTAATGCTACGACGACGACCGCATCTATGGCGATGAAGTTTTCCGGTGAGAAAAGTCCGAGATCTACTATTTCTCGCTCGCCTGAGAAATTTCGGTTCGTTTCAGAATCTAGGAGGATTATAACGGCGGCTGATCGTCCGAAGCCTGATGAATCGGCGAAACGAGAGGTGAATCGTTGTTCTGGATGTAGAAAACGCGTTGGATTGACTGGATTTAGATGCCGATGTGGTGATTTGTTCTGTGCGGAGCATCGGTATTCAGATCGTCATGATTGTAGCTTCGATTATAAAGCGGCTGGTCGTGAGGCGATCGCGAGGGAGAATCCGGTGGTGAAAGCGGCGAAGATCGTTAGAGTTTAA
- the LOC103499908 gene encoding protein gamma response 1 isoform X1 translates to MEGDQDHSLELFGSSVEGDDQKYISQLSTILVATIQETKDRISQIEYVFCTQLFPSFQTKSKSLQKIYSEARKSAEDAWKEKETNLLFQIEKLKRENQHILEENQALKLEKEIPSRELAERMDLLRSKLLGEQLKAEELSQQLKQKSREIDEGIELQQKLLEMVRSKTSLIMSKEQKLKEYEDQSNVLRTKLTSMEVKFDELQKKLNAKTDEVSTAKKLEENLFKKLELQASEIMNIEQKNSDQQKEKQMLVVKLEKLLENVNRLEKELFSKTEEIEEGRKLQTKLLQQIDSAGSEISKNKGQLEELQKENKQLLAKLNGSQERVNDLKLNPRVKNKEVEGNELYESLREQIELKSFELQAEKKARRGVVDAYKRLKSQYNFLCKKIGLTSDNMLLKNKRENETDSMAYNQDLASSPVDPDAETEEPSMAISDTSQLKKEISVHHNIEDKKVVKLNQALNSRSPPKTPGFSSGSKRSPNIKSATIASKRPASNWRGTRTHHQEQAGPDPHDDFLDTPFENIRENLNNPVKDRVQDLPLPEVVVKDINMDVSDDETQDLNAVNPRQHQQQMPISVTGNRGGGIKFVEPVRKKADRQNLKGIECKQCKKFYDAVLPNDGNEETNGDKPCLRCEHHDGVSRHRYRYVPPMTPEGFWNIGFESEM, encoded by the exons ATGGAGGGTGACCAAGATCATTCTCTCGAACTTTTTGGATCCTCTGTTGAAGGTGACGATCAAAAGTACATCTCTCAGCTTAGTACTATTCTGGTTGCAACGATCCAGGAAACTAAGGACAGGATATCCCAGATTGAATATGTTTTCTGTACCCAACTCTTTCCCAGTTTTCAAACAAAGTCAAAAAGTTTGCAAAAAATATATTCTGAGGCTAGGAAATCTGCAGAGGATGCATGGAAAGAGAAGGAAACCAATCTCCTATTTCAAATAGAAAAACTAAAGCGGGAAAATCAGCATATTCTTGAAGAGAATCAGGCTTTGAAACTTGAGAAAGAAATTCCATCAAGGGAGCTGGCAGAAAGGATGGATCTGCTGCGTTCTAAACTACTTGGCGAGCAACTCAAAGCTGAGGAGCTTTCACAGCAACTTAAGCAGAAATCGAGAGAAATCGACGAGGGGATTGAATTGCAGCAGAAATTACTTGAAATGGTTCGGTCAAAAACTTCTCTGATAATGAGTAAAGAACAAAAACTGAAAGAGTATGAAGACCAATCTAATGTATTGCGCACCAAATTGACTAGCATGGAGGTGAAGTTCGATGAGCTCCAGAAGAAGCTTAATGCGAAGACAGATGAAGTATCGACAGCCAAAAAGTTGGAAGAGAATTTGTTCAAAAAACTTGAATTACAAGCTTCAGAAATTATGAACATTGAACAGAAGAATAGTGATCAGCAAAAAGAGAAACAAATGCTTGTGGTGAAGTTAGAAAAATTACTGGAGAATGTAAATCGTCTAGAGAAGGAGCTTTTTAGCAAGACTGAAGAAATTGAGGAAGGAAGGAAACTGCAAACCAAGTTGCTACAGCAAATTGATTCAGCTGGCTCAGAAATTTCAAAGAATAAAGGGCAGCTCGAGGAACTTCAGAAAGAGAACAAACAACTCTTAGCCAAGTTGAATGGTTCTCAAGAGAGAGTTAATGATCTTAAGTTGAATCCGAGGGTAAAGAATAAGGAAGTGGAAGGAAATGAATTATATGAAAGTTTACGTGAACAGATCGAATTAAAGTCCTTTGAGTTACAGGCTGAAAAGAAGGCAAGAAGAGGCGTTGTTGATGCCTACAAAAGGCTGAAGTCACAATATAACTTCCTTTGCAAAAAAATTGGCCTTACTAGCGATAATATGCTGCtgaaaaacaaaagagaaaacgAAACCGATTCAATGGCTTATAATCAAGATCTTGCATCCTCACCAG TAGATCCTGATGCAGAAACTGAAGAACCTTCGATGGCCATTTCTGATACATCCCAATTGAAGAAAGAGATTAGCGTGCACCATAACATAGAGGATAAAAAGGTTGTCAAGTTAAATCAGGCCTTGAACTCCCGTTCCCCTCCAAAGACTCCTGGTTTCTCAAGCGGCTCGAAACGTAGTCCCAATATAAAATCTGCAACAATAGCGTCTAAAAGACCAGCATCTAATTGGAGAGGTACAAGGACTCATCATCAAGAGCAAGCGGGGCCTGACCCACACGATGATTTTCTTGATACTCCATTCGAGAACATCCGAGAGAATTTAAACAATCCTGTGAAGGACAGAGTTCAAGATCTTCCTCTTCCTGAGGTGGTTGTAAAAGACATCAATATGGATGTTTCCGATGACGAGACACAAGATTTGAATGCTGTTAATCCACGACAACATCAACAGCAGATGCCAATTTCAGTAACTGGGAATAGAGGAGGAGGCATTAAGTTTGTGGAGCCAGTGAGAAAGAAAGCCGACAGGCAAAATTTAAAAGGAATCGAGTGCAAGCAATGCAAGAAGTTCTATGATGCTGTTCTTCCAAATGATGGCAACGAAGAAACTAACGGTGATAAACCGTGTTTACGATGTGAGCATCATGATGGAGTTTCAAGGCATCGGTATAGGTATGTTCCTCCCATGACTCCGGAAGGATTTTGGAACATTGGATTTGAATCTGAAATGTAA
- the LOC103499908 gene encoding protein gamma response 1 isoform X2, protein MEGDQDHSLELFGSSVEGDDQKYISQLSTILVATIQETKDRISQIEYVFCTQLFPSFQTKSKSLQKIYSEARKSAEDAWKEKETNLLFQIEKLKRENQHILEENQALKLEKEIPSRELAERMDLLRSKLLGEQLKAEELSQQLKQKSREIDEGIELQQKLLEMVRSKTSLIMSKEQKLKEYEDQSNVLRTKLTSMEVKFDELQKKLNAKTDEVSTAKKLEENLFKKLELQASEIMNIEQKNSDQQKEKQMLVVKLEKLLENVNRLEKELFSKTEEIEEGRKLQTKLLQQIDSAGSEISKNKGQLEELQKENKQLLAKLNGSQERVNDLKLNPRVKNKEVEGNELYESLREQIELKSFELQAEKKARRGVVDAYKRLKSQYNFLCKKIGLTSDNMLLKNKRENETDSMAYNQDLASSPDPDAETEEPSMAISDTSQLKKEISVHHNIEDKKVVKLNQALNSRSPPKTPGFSSGSKRSPNIKSATIASKRPASNWRGTRTHHQEQAGPDPHDDFLDTPFENIRENLNNPVKDRVQDLPLPEVVVKDINMDVSDDETQDLNAVNPRQHQQQMPISVTGNRGGGIKFVEPVRKKADRQNLKGIECKQCKKFYDAVLPNDGNEETNGDKPCLRCEHHDGVSRHRYRYVPPMTPEGFWNIGFESEM, encoded by the exons ATGGAGGGTGACCAAGATCATTCTCTCGAACTTTTTGGATCCTCTGTTGAAGGTGACGATCAAAAGTACATCTCTCAGCTTAGTACTATTCTGGTTGCAACGATCCAGGAAACTAAGGACAGGATATCCCAGATTGAATATGTTTTCTGTACCCAACTCTTTCCCAGTTTTCAAACAAAGTCAAAAAGTTTGCAAAAAATATATTCTGAGGCTAGGAAATCTGCAGAGGATGCATGGAAAGAGAAGGAAACCAATCTCCTATTTCAAATAGAAAAACTAAAGCGGGAAAATCAGCATATTCTTGAAGAGAATCAGGCTTTGAAACTTGAGAAAGAAATTCCATCAAGGGAGCTGGCAGAAAGGATGGATCTGCTGCGTTCTAAACTACTTGGCGAGCAACTCAAAGCTGAGGAGCTTTCACAGCAACTTAAGCAGAAATCGAGAGAAATCGACGAGGGGATTGAATTGCAGCAGAAATTACTTGAAATGGTTCGGTCAAAAACTTCTCTGATAATGAGTAAAGAACAAAAACTGAAAGAGTATGAAGACCAATCTAATGTATTGCGCACCAAATTGACTAGCATGGAGGTGAAGTTCGATGAGCTCCAGAAGAAGCTTAATGCGAAGACAGATGAAGTATCGACAGCCAAAAAGTTGGAAGAGAATTTGTTCAAAAAACTTGAATTACAAGCTTCAGAAATTATGAACATTGAACAGAAGAATAGTGATCAGCAAAAAGAGAAACAAATGCTTGTGGTGAAGTTAGAAAAATTACTGGAGAATGTAAATCGTCTAGAGAAGGAGCTTTTTAGCAAGACTGAAGAAATTGAGGAAGGAAGGAAACTGCAAACCAAGTTGCTACAGCAAATTGATTCAGCTGGCTCAGAAATTTCAAAGAATAAAGGGCAGCTCGAGGAACTTCAGAAAGAGAACAAACAACTCTTAGCCAAGTTGAATGGTTCTCAAGAGAGAGTTAATGATCTTAAGTTGAATCCGAGGGTAAAGAATAAGGAAGTGGAAGGAAATGAATTATATGAAAGTTTACGTGAACAGATCGAATTAAAGTCCTTTGAGTTACAGGCTGAAAAGAAGGCAAGAAGAGGCGTTGTTGATGCCTACAAAAGGCTGAAGTCACAATATAACTTCCTTTGCAAAAAAATTGGCCTTACTAGCGATAATATGCTGCtgaaaaacaaaagagaaaacgAAACCGATTCAATGGCTTATAATCAAGATCTTGCATCCTCACCAG ATCCTGATGCAGAAACTGAAGAACCTTCGATGGCCATTTCTGATACATCCCAATTGAAGAAAGAGATTAGCGTGCACCATAACATAGAGGATAAAAAGGTTGTCAAGTTAAATCAGGCCTTGAACTCCCGTTCCCCTCCAAAGACTCCTGGTTTCTCAAGCGGCTCGAAACGTAGTCCCAATATAAAATCTGCAACAATAGCGTCTAAAAGACCAGCATCTAATTGGAGAGGTACAAGGACTCATCATCAAGAGCAAGCGGGGCCTGACCCACACGATGATTTTCTTGATACTCCATTCGAGAACATCCGAGAGAATTTAAACAATCCTGTGAAGGACAGAGTTCAAGATCTTCCTCTTCCTGAGGTGGTTGTAAAAGACATCAATATGGATGTTTCCGATGACGAGACACAAGATTTGAATGCTGTTAATCCACGACAACATCAACAGCAGATGCCAATTTCAGTAACTGGGAATAGAGGAGGAGGCATTAAGTTTGTGGAGCCAGTGAGAAAGAAAGCCGACAGGCAAAATTTAAAAGGAATCGAGTGCAAGCAATGCAAGAAGTTCTATGATGCTGTTCTTCCAAATGATGGCAACGAAGAAACTAACGGTGATAAACCGTGTTTACGATGTGAGCATCATGATGGAGTTTCAAGGCATCGGTATAGGTATGTTCCTCCCATGACTCCGGAAGGATTTTGGAACATTGGATTTGAATCTGAAATGTAA
- the LOC103499907 gene encoding uncharacterized protein LOC103499907 has protein sequence MPLMDTTTATLRTLNPFTPFQRRSSRSHHLLRPHSFSLFTNKHHNPSSSSSRRLLPFCSSSERVEGSGSLPSGVGEAVNGVSHPKILQVVLVSPLIPGNTGSIARTCAASAVGLHLVGPLGFKVDDTKLKRAGLDYWPYVVVKIHNTWADFQEYFKKQEGEKRLLAFTKRGTTHHSDFSYKRGDYLLFGSETTGLPPEALEDCKNQPFGGGTLRIPMVETYVRCLNLSVSVGIAIYEASRQLNYEQLQVSSKSCTNDEQSIITEDVFA, from the exons ATGCCGTTAATGGACACAACAACAGCCACTCTCAGAACTTTAAACCCATTTACCCCTTTTCAACGACGTTCATCCAGGTCTCATCATCTTCTTCGACCTCACTCCTTCTCCCTTTTCACCAACAAACACCACAATCCATCCTCTTCATCCTCCCGCCGGTTACTCCCCTTCTGCTCCTCAT CTGAAAGAGTGGAGGGTTCTGGTTCCCTACCGAGCGGTGTTGGTGAGGCCGTCAATGGGGTTTCGCATCCAAAGATTCTTCAAGTTGTATTGGTGTCTCCCTTG ATTCCTGGGAACACTGGTAGCATTGCCAGAACATGTGCTGCATCAGCTGTTGGACTACATCTAGTTGGG CCATTGGGATTTAAGGTTGATGACACAAAGCTAAAGCGGGCGGGTTTGGATTACTGGCC ATATGTTGTCGTTAAAATTCATAACACGTGGGCAGACTTTCAAGAATACTTTAAGAAGCAG GAAGGAGAAAAGCGGCTGCTAGCATTTACAAAAAGAGGAACAACACATCACTCG GATTTTTCATACAAGCGGGGCGATTACTTGTTGTTCGGGTCGGAAACTACTGGATTACCACCTGAAGCGCTCGAGGACTGCAAAAACCAGCCATTTGGTGGAGGGACATTAAGAATTCCAATGGTTGAAACTTATGTTAGATGCCTCAATCTCTCGGTGAGTGTTGGTATTGCTATATATGAAGCTTCAAGACAACTAAATTACGAGCAACTTCAGGTTTCATCAAAGAGTTGTACTAACGATGAACAATCTATCATTACAGAGGATGTTTTTGCTTGA
- the LOC103500031 gene encoding pathogenesis-related thaumatin-like protein 3.5, producing MELFLFVILPFCFFLGNDAAVFTLENKCNDIIWPGIQPGAGRPQLMNGGFQLKPGETVTINAPTGWSGRFWGRRGCSFDVSGKGTCETGDCGGVLECVGAGGVPPATLAEFTLDSPLDFYDVSLVDGYNIPISIAPSGGSSTCQTVKCLTDLNQHCPDGLEMKKNDTVIACQSACLAFDKPEYCCTGAYSTPKTCKPTVYSKAFKLACPMAYSYAYDDASSTFTCQKANYSIGFC from the exons ATGGAGTTATTCTTGTTTGTCATTCTTCCTTTCTGCTTTTTCTTAG GCAATGATGCTGCAGTTTTCACTTTGGAGAATAAATGTAATGACATAATATGGCCAGGAATCCAACCAGGAGCTGGGAGGCCTCAATTGATGAATGGTGGATTTCAGCTTAAGCCTGGCGAGACCGTTACGATCAATGCGCCTACAGGATGGTCAGGACGATTCTGGGGTCGACGTGGATGTTCCTTTGATGTCTCTGGCAAAGGAACTTGCGAAACTGGTGACTGTGGTGGCGTACTCGAATGTGTAGGGGCAGGCGGTGTCCCGCCTGCCACACTTGCGGAGTTCACCTTAGACAGTCCTTTAGATTTTTATGATGTTAGCCTTGTTGATGGCTATAACATTCCGATTTCGATTGCTCCGTCTGGTGGATCGAGTACTTGCCAAACAGTGAAATGCCTGACAGATTTGAATCAGCATTGCCCTGATGGtttggagatgaagaagaatgaTACGGTCATTGCTTGTCAGAGTGCATGCTTGGCTTTCGACAAGCCAGAGTATTGCTGCACGGGGGCATACAGTACCCCGAAGACGTGTAAGCCGACAGTTTATTCGAAAGCATTCAAGTTAGCTTGTCCAATGGCTTATAGTTATGCATATGATGATGCAAGCAGCACATTTACATGCCAGAAAGCAAACTATTCAATTGGATTTTGTTGA